TGATATTCGCTCCGGCTGAAACGCCCATTCGTAAACCATCACGCGCATTTTGCTCAACAAATCCCCATTCAGTACGCAATACCTTACGGCGATCGGCTTCTGATTGACGATAAAGGTCTTGTGCTTCTCCTTTTTCAGAGATGTAATTAACCGTTCCAAAATCCGGCATTAATCTGCCAGAAATTGCCGATAATAACGTTGATTTTCCAGATCCTGATTCCCCAACAATTCCCACAACCTCACCTGGATAGATCTCGAAAGAGACATCTTGGCAACCTTTCTCTGGGCCATATAATTTTGTAAGGTTTTCAATCTTTAATAGCGGGATTTCTACCATTTCCATCTTCATTTCTGATCTCTCTTTGCTAATACATCTTGGCAATAATCTGTATCGGAACAGACAAAAATATGCCCACCTTTATCATCGATCACCACTTCATCTAAGAAGGAATCGCCGCTACCACAAATCTCACAATTTTGTGACCATTTTTGAATCTCAAAAGGATAATCTTCAAAATCTAAGCTCACCACATCCGTAAAAGGTGGCAAGGCATATAATCGTTTTTCACGCCCAGCACCAAAGAGCATTAACGCTTCACTTTGATTCATCTTAGGATTATCAAATTTTGGAATTGGCGAAGGATCCATAATGTAATGATCATTCACTAATACAGGATAAGCATAAGCGGTTGAGATATTGCCAAAGCGCGAAATATCTTCATAGAGCTTCACATTAATCACGCCATAATCTTGTAAAGCATGCATTGTGCGCGTTTCCACTTCTGAAGGTTCGATAAAACGTAACGGCTCTGGAATAGGTACCTGAAATACCATAATTTGCCCTGATTTTAACGTTGCCTCTGGGATTCTATGGCGCGTTTGAATAATGTCTGCATCTAACGTATTCGTGGTTGTTGCGACATGTGCTGTCTTTTCAAAGAATTTACGAATAGAGATCGCATTCGTTGTGTCATCTGCCCCTTGATCAATCACTTTTAAGATATCATCTTGACCAATAATACTTGCCGTCACTTGGATTCCACCAGTTCCCCAACCATAAGGAAGCGGCATTTCTCGCCCGCCAAATGGTACTTGATAACCGGGAATAGCGACTGCTTTTAATAAACCTCGGCGTAGCATTCTTTTGGTTTGCTCATCTAAATAAGCAAAGTTATAAAGACTCTCTTCCGGCATTTTTGTGCATATTGAATCTTGCATTTTTTATTCTCCTTGCGCCATTTCAGCCTGCATTTGCGAGCGTTCAGCCCGAATCTTACGAAGTAGTTCCAATTCAGATTGGAAATCAACGTAATGTGGTAATTTAAGATGAGAAACAAAGCCAGAACTCTCGACGTTATCACAATGAGCGAGCACAAATTCATCATCTTGTGCCGGTGAAATACGCTCTTCATCCCATTCATCTGCTCGAAGCGCTCTTTCTACTAATGCCATCGCCATCGCTTTTCGCTCACAATACCCAAATGCAAAACCATAACCGCGCGTAAATTGCACATCATCGGCACTTTCTACAAACTGATTGACCATTTCACACTCTGTCACTTCAATCATGCCAATCGGAATCTCTATCCCGATCTCTTCCGGCGCTAGCCAAACTTCCACATCGCCTAAACGCATTTCTCCCATAAATGGATGTGTTCTGCCCCAGCCTCTTTGCGTTGAGTAACCAAGCGCTAATAAGAACCCTTCATCACCGCGCACTAAGAGTTGTAATCTCTCGGCTCGATTGCTCGGAAATTGCATAGGCTCACGAGTAATATCGCTCTCTTGCGATAAATTTTTCTCATTCGGTGCATACATTAAACCTTCGTTGACTAAAAGGTCTAAGATATGGGGATATTGAGTAGATTCATCCTCTTTTACTGGCAATGATTCTACTTCTAACGGCGTTAAAGGAGATTCTGTTTCTGCCGCTAAGGCAAAATCTAATAAACGGTGTGTATAATCAAAAGTTGGTCCTAATAATTGTCCTCCAGGAACATCTTTATATACTGCAGAGACTCGGCGTTTTAAGAAAATATTCGCAGTATCAAGCGGTAAACTATCGCCAAATCGAGAGAGCGTTGTTCGGTAAGCTCGCAGCAGAAAAATCGCTTCCACTAAATCACCCGCACTCTGCTTAATGGCTAATGCCGCCAGATCTAGATCATATAAAGATCCCTCACTCATCACGCGCGAAACAGCAAGCGGCAGCTGCGCTTTAATCTGCTCTACTGATAATTCAGGGATACTCAGATCCCCGCGGCGATATTCATCTAAATAATGGTGGGCATTTTCAATCGCCTTTTCGCCACCTTTCACAGCTACATACATAAAGAGCCTCTTATAAGGATATTTGAGTTGTTCGAGGAAGCGCTAAAATCTGATCGCCTCTAGTGAAAATAAAATCAATACCACATGGAAATGCAATGAGCTTTTGACGGAGATTCCAAAATTCTGCCTGCAAAGGAAGTTCACATAATCGATGATTTTGAATGCCGGGACCTTGCCATTTGCTCTGATGGTTCGCCGCATTTTCTGGCAATTGAATAATGATTGTCGTGGATTGATCGGGATAACGCTCATCTCCTAACGAAAAGTCAAATGACGTTTCTGCGAGAAAGTCTGCTAAATCATAAATTGCAAATTGCGCTTTTTCCTGTATTGAGGTGATCTTACAACCTGAGTGAAACGTTAAATTTGCGCTCACCGCAATGCTCTGCCACGCTTTTGGCAACCATAAATAGGTATCTGCATCTAAGAGTGATAAAACAAGGGAAATAGTGCCAGGATTGAGTGATTCGATCGCTTCTACAGCTGAAGTTTGTTGCCATTTTCCCGGTTCGCTCATTGCGAGCAATGCTTGACGAAATGTCTTTTGGGAATCATGAATAGGATCTTTAAATCCTGTAATATACGGCGTTGTCATTAGTCTTCTCCTCGCACCATCGTAAAAAAGTCTACTTTCGTGGTTTGTACCTTTGCCGCGAGGGCTTCTTTTTCGGCCAGTAATTTAAGGCGTAGCGGTTCAATCACTGTTTTTTGCCAATTTTCCGCATTTTCACTCTGTAAATAGGCATCTGCTAATGCTATTAATTCTGAAGCTTTCTTATCTCGACCAATAAGATAACCGAACCCTACTTCTCCACTCTTTAAGCGAACTGCGCTACGAGTAATTGTCACTTCTCCCACATTAAATATTTGCCCTTCTCCTGCTGTTTTCCCTTTCACCATTGCCATCCCAATTTCTGGCGTTCGCAGTAGATCATAACTTTCTGCTTTCAATTGCGATTCATATTGTAAAAGAGCGGAGGATTGTTGCGTTAAAACTGATAGCCAAGCTTGCCGCTTTTGGGCGGCTTCATACTCTTTCGAGAATGAAAATTGTGTCTCTTGCATGAATATTTCTTCCATTGATTCAAACGTTAATAGATAAAACTTCGGGGAAAAATTGTGCACTTCACAAAAAATGAGGCGCACCGTTAATATTAGTAATGCTCTAACAATGTATTCATCACGTATTTATCACATCCTCATCATTCGTTTATGGATAATACCGATCTAATGAGGATCTACTCTTTCTACCCACTAAAGTGAGCTATAAAGTAATCTACAGAGTGATTTTCCAGCGTTTCCAGAGCCTATTTTGAGATTATTTTGATTTCGCTTTAAAGCTCTCTAACTCTCTAGTAGGAATCAGATGATCATTATTTGATTCTTTAAAGCTCGACCAACTTAAGTTATTTAAAATCTTTGTCTCTTCAGGGTTATCACGACCATAACTCATGAAAAATTCCTTAATATTCTTTTTAAGATCTTCTGGTAAATCAGTATGCCAAACTAAAGGATCCGATGAGATTTCAGGAGATTCCCAAATCACTTTTACCTGCTGTAATAAAGGAGAGTTCTTGCCCTCTAATGCGCTCCAATGTGTACTATTAAAGGTTGCAACATCTACATGCTTATTCGCTACCGCCATGAAGTTACTCTCATGATTGGCATTTAAAGTTCTCTTAAAGACCTCATTGGGATCGACATTATTCACCCCAAAGACATAATAAGAAGGTACTAAGTTACCGGATGTTGAATTAGGATCACCGTTGCCAAAGGTTAGCTCAGAGGCTTGCGTTAAGACATCTTTCACATTATTGATATCTTTATTATCTTGATGCGTAATGAGGTAACTTTTATAACCGGTTGTGCCATCATCATAGACAACTTGTGCAAAGATCTCACCAGAAGCTCGATCTACCGCTTCCATCGCAGATTTATTGCCATACCATGCAAGATCTACCTTGCCAAAACGCATGCCTTGAATCACACCGGCATAATCACTAGCAAAAAATGGTTTCACTTCTATTCCAATTTTTTCGCTCATATCATCAAGCATGGGTTGCCAATTAGCACGTAAGTTTTGGGAGGATTCTGTACTGATAATGCCAAAGTTAATTACCTCTTTTTCAGAAGCTTGGCTCACAGAGAGTAAGCCAATTACTGTTAAGGATACTGCTGAAAGTTTACGAATGTTTCTAACCACTGAACGAATCATGTTTTACCTTTAAATGTATCTTGAATCTCGTTAAAAAATACCCCTTAAAGGAACCTAAAAGGCTGGCTCTATGTTCCTTTAAGGAACTGCTACTTCGATTTGAAACTAAACTTTTGCATCAAGCGGATGCTTGTTTTAAATAAACTTCTTACGAAGATGTTGTGAAAGCATATCGATCAGAGAGACTGTCACAATAATGATGAGGATAATGGCTGTTGTCTGAGGGAAACTAAAACCTCGGATACTCTCCCAAAGTAGTACACCTATTCCACCAGCACCCACCATTCCAACAACTGTTGCAGAACGAACATTCGATTCAAAGCGGTAAAGCGCATACGAAATCCAAAGGGGTAGTACTTGCGGAATAACGCCGTACTGAATCTCTTGCAACTTGCTTGAACCTGTTGATCTTACGCCTTCTACAGGACCTTCATCAATCGCTTCAACAGCTTCTGCAAAAAGTTTTGCCAGCGAACCTGTTGTATGAAGAAAGAGTGCCAGAATGCCGGGGAAAGGGCCTAATCCTACTGCGGCAACAAAGATCATGGCGAAAACCATCTCATTAATGGAGCGAAGGGCATCCATCAAGCGTCTAACGATCTGCTGCACCCAAACCGGTGCAATGTTGGAAGCACTTAATAATCCAAGAGGAACGGCAAAGATAATCCCTAATAATGTCCCCCAAATCGCGATATAGAGCGTTACTAACATCTCATCGAGATAAAGACGCCAGTGGGAAAAATCAGGCGGGAAAAATTCCTTCGCCATAATCCACATATTGCCAGAATCTTTGACCAATTGAAGCGGCGCCATTTCACCACCTTTCCAAGAGATCGCGAGGATCATAAAGATCCCCACAATTAAGATCCAGTTAAACCATTTTTTATAAAGGCTGATAGGTTTTGCTGTAACAGTCATCTGATTACTCACTTATTATCTCTTCCTATTGGCTGTTAGAAGCTTTAAACTTCTCTAATTCACGGGTTGGAATAAGCTGATCGTTACTAGATTCTTTAAACTTTGACCACGTTAAATTTTTTAATATCTCTTGCTCTTTTGGACTATCACCATATGTCATAAAAAAGTTTTTGATATTCCCTTTCAGCTCTTGGGATAAATCAGTACGCCATACTAAAGGATCTGAAGATATTTCAGGGGATTCCCAAATCACCTTCACTTTTTCAATCAATGGCGATTGTTTTGCTACTAAACTATCCCAGTTATTACTATTAAATGTCGCAACATCGATATGTTTATTCGCCACTGCCATGAAATTACTCTCATGATTTGCGTTTAATGTTCTTTTGAAGATCTTATTAGCATCAAGATTATTCACCCCAAAGACATAATATGCCGGTACTAAATAACCAGAAGTTGAGTTGGGATCGCCATTACCAAATGTTAAATTGCTTGCCTTGGCAAACATATCTTCGATACTATTAATAGTGTCATTATCTTTATGCGTAATAATGTAGCTCTTATAACCTGTTGAACCATCGTCATATACCACTTGAGCAAAGACTTCACCAGAAGCACGATCGACCGCTTCCATCGCAGATTTATTTCCGTACCAAGCGATATCAACCTTGCCAAAACGCATTCCCTGAATGACGCCAGCATAATCACTAGCAAAGAAAGGTTTTACTTCTATCCCCAGCTCTTCACTCATATCATCTAGCATCGGTTGCCAGTTTGATCTTAAGTTTTGTGAAGACTCTGTACTGATAATTCCGAAATTTAAAACATCTTTTTCTGCAGCATTACCAAATGAGAGAAACCCCATAACAGCAAAGGATACAGCAGATATTTTGCGAATATTTTTAACCATTGAATGAATCATATTTTCACCTTTATTCAAATATCAAACTAACTTAATTGAAGATCTAAAATAGAAGCACAAGGAATTTCTTTTCTTTGCGTTTTCTGAGGAACTGATGCGTATAAATTTTCTAAAAACTCATCACTTAAAAGCTCCATTTCCCCGTAATAACGGACATGTCCTGATTTCAGGGCAGCCACATATTGACAATATTGACGGGCATAATCGACTTGATGAAGCGTAACGATCACTGTTTTACCATCTTTCTCATTAATATCTCTAAGCGCTTGCATGACAGAACGTGCAGATTCAGGATCTAACGATGCAATGGGTTCATCTGCTAAAATAATATCGGCCTCTTGCATCAATACCTTAGCAATTGCCACTCGTTGCTGCTGCCCCCCAGATAATGTGGAAGCTCTTTGATAGGCAAGGTCTTTTAACCCTACTCGCTCAAGGCAAGAGAGTGCTTTTTCTTTCTCTTCTTTTGTAAAAAACTTACAGACACTGCGCCAAAAAGGAACTCGAGATAAATTACCAATCAGGACATTATCAAGCACTGATAATCGTGTTACTAAGTTAAATTGTTGAAAAATAAAACCAATCTTAGAGCGTTGCACTCTTGCTGATTTAACAATAGCACCATAATTTTGAATAGTGCTACCAAATATTTCGATATTACCAGATGATGCTACTGTCAATGCATTAATATGGCGAAGTAGAGTTGATTTTCCTGACCCTGAAGGACCAAGGAGCGCCGTCATCTGCCCTTTAGGAAACTCTAATTCGATATCAAAAAGCACCTGCTTTTTACCAAAAAACTTGTTGAGTAATTCTATTTTAATTGCATTCATCTTTATTCCTCCTTACTAGGATGAATGCAGTATAGACATCAAATATGACTAATTAATGACCGATCAATAGCTAATTTATATGTCGAACTATTAAAAAAACTATTATCATCTCAAAAAATAACACGAAACAAATACTTATAACTTTTTATAAAAACTTAAATTATGTTTGGTCTTTATAATTTCAACAGCCTCCCAAAATCCTCCTGCTTACTTCCCTACCTTTTTTAAATCAATGAATAGTTCATGATTAAATATCAGAAATACATCAGGAAAATAATTTTGATAACAACAGTGCAGGTCATCATTTTATAATGAAGTGAATTCAAAATAAGGAAGATTAAATGCCGGCATATCAGCCATTATAAGCAAGGAATTTATTCTATCGGGCAGATTGCAATTATTATTTGAGATGCATCTTTATTAGGTTTATACAGGATAGAGGCTGTTCTCAACCCTCCCTACCATTGTAAATAGAATTACATCTTTTAAAGATGAGAAAATATTTAACTAACATTAAAGTGGCAACATATGCCACTTTTTTTATAACATTCCGGCAATTTACTAACCTCGTCGGATTAGTGAATCAAAATCCATTGTTTTTTGTACAGGGCTCTGTGGCTGCGGTTCTGGCGTTATTTTTTGTACCTTTTGTTGGCGTTCCTTCTCCGTTTTTTCTGTTCGTCTGATCGTTTCTGCTTGTTGCTCTACCACTTTTGCTGTACGAACAGGTCTGAAAATCGTCAGTAAAATAACGGTGGCAAATTCCACAACTAAGATCATCACTGCATAAATAACCGCGATCAAAAGTGCAAAGTTATAATCATCTCTAAAGAAGCCATAATTTAATAAGACTCCTCCAAGCCCCCCCATTCCGATCATCCCCAATACCGCACTTGCAGAAATCATCCCAATAACTAAAATCCGTAAGCTTTTAACCACTTTGATCGCCGCATTTTCACCATCAGCTGTATTATTAAAAGCACGATATAAGTGAGTTGCGAAATAGAAAGCTCCCCAAACCATCAAAATAGGTTGTGCTGCTTCAATACCGATAATCGTACCAACTTCCCTACGAATAAAAGGAGTCATGAGAATCGCTACCACAATGACAGGGTAACCACCCAACACAAACATCACTATTCTTAATGGCAAAATAATTAAACGCATTACAGCATTGACCTTGACTAAATTATTGAGCGTCATGCCAATAAAAAAGCCGGCAATAACTGCGATAAAGATAGATCCTGTGAGCATCTCTATCGTTGCATCTAACTCATCAAAAATCATTGTTTCATGGGTATTTAAAACTTCTATAAGTTTATTGATCACAGTATTTTCCTATTAAGAGATCATTGATGGCCTGGTAATTGAATTATCAAATCATACTATTAAAACGGAAATCAGAATATCCTTATTTCTAAATAAATGCTTTAAATCTTTACCCTGAAAATTACCTAAATCTAGGGAGCTCCTTCTTTGGGATTAGGTAAAATTAGATGCCTATTACCCTTAATATTTATTATTAATAGGTTAAAGGACTCAATTGCCTGCATATCGCTTTTGTTAAACCATCTAGTTCCATCTAAACTTATAAAATCATCTCGAAATCCCTCAAAGGGGTACTTAATTTTTAAAGGAATACCATTAATGGTTAACGTGGCATAAACTTTACCATAATGTCCTCGTCTATTATTAAAGCCTAACTGCCCCTTTATAAACCCTTGAAACTCAACCCAATCAATGGCAACTTGATAATCTAAAGGCTCTTCTACTTCATCAATTTTCAGCTGAACATTGTGATCTGCATCTATAATATCTTGCGTACAATCACTTCGTTTACGCATTAAAGATAAACTATTAACATTGGGATGTTCTGCACTTGCATACCTTAATTGAGTTAGCTGATTCTCATAGAGATATGTAAGAGTGAAAATTTTATCATCATAATTATCTGAGGCATTATCCCTTTGACTGTGAACATCTATCAAAGTACCTTTTTGATCCAGAACTTTTTTTTCTGCTACTAACGCTTCATTGGAAAGAGGTAAGTCTATATTGACCGTTTGATAAGGTTTAATCGTTTCATCACCATCTATCAACCAACTTAAATAACCATGAGGAGATAAAATATAATCATCAGCGATACTGATTTCATAAGATCTTCCTAGATCATCGCCCCAATAAT
The nucleotide sequence above comes from Ignatzschineria rhizosphaerae. Encoded proteins:
- the phnD gene encoding phosphonate ABC transporter substrate-binding protein; translated protein: MIHSMVKNIRKISAVSFAVMGFLSFGNAAEKDVLNFGIISTESSQNLRSNWQPMLDDMSEELGIEVKPFFASDYAGVIQGMRFGKVDIAWYGNKSAMEAVDRASGEVFAQVVYDDGSTGYKSYIITHKDNDTINSIEDMFAKASNLTFGNGDPNSTSGYLVPAYYVFGVNNLDANKIFKRTLNANHESNFMAVANKHIDVATFNSNNWDSLVAKQSPLIEKVKVIWESPEISSDPLVWRTDLSQELKGNIKNFFMTYGDSPKEQEILKNLTWSKFKESSNDQLIPTRELEKFKASNSQ
- a CDS encoding alpha-D-ribose 1-methylphosphonate 5-phosphate C-P-lyase PhnJ, with the protein product MQDSICTKMPEESLYNFAYLDEQTKRMLRRGLLKAVAIPGYQVPFGGREMPLPYGWGTGGIQVTASIIGQDDILKVIDQGADDTTNAISIRKFFEKTAHVATTTNTLDADIIQTRHRIPEATLKSGQIMVFQVPIPEPLRFIEPSEVETRTMHALQDYGVINVKLYEDISRFGNISTAYAYPVLVNDHYIMDPSPIPKFDNPKMNQSEALMLFGAGREKRLYALPPFTDVVSLDFEDYPFEIQKWSQNCEICGSGDSFLDEVVIDDKGGHIFVCSDTDYCQDVLAKRDQK
- a CDS encoding carbon-phosphorus lyase complex subunit PhnI, which translates into the protein MYVAVKGGEKAIENAHHYLDEYRRGDLSIPELSVEQIKAQLPLAVSRVMSEGSLYDLDLAALAIKQSAGDLVEAIFLLRAYRTTLSRFGDSLPLDTANIFLKRRVSAVYKDVPGGQLLGPTFDYTHRLLDFALAAETESPLTPLEVESLPVKEDESTQYPHILDLLVNEGLMYAPNEKNLSQESDITREPMQFPSNRAERLQLLVRGDEGFLLALGYSTQRGWGRTHPFMGEMRLGDVEVWLAPEEIGIEIPIGMIEVTECEMVNQFVESADDVQFTRGYGFAFGYCERKAMAMALVERALRADEWDEERISPAQDDEFVLAHCDNVESSGFVSHLKLPHYVDFQSELELLRKIRAERSQMQAEMAQGE
- the phnC gene encoding phosphonate ABC transporter ATP-binding protein, which produces MNAIKIELLNKFFGKKQVLFDIELEFPKGQMTALLGPSGSGKSTLLRHINALTVASSGNIEIFGSTIQNYGAIVKSARVQRSKIGFIFQQFNLVTRLSVLDNVLIGNLSRVPFWRSVCKFFTKEEKEKALSCLERVGLKDLAYQRASTLSGGQQQRVAIAKVLMQEADIILADEPIASLDPESARSVMQALRDINEKDGKTVIVTLHQVDYARQYCQYVAALKSGHVRYYGEMELLSDEFLENLYASVPQKTQRKEIPCASILDLQLS
- the phnE gene encoding phosphonate ABC transporter, permease protein PhnE; the encoded protein is MSNQMTVTAKPISLYKKWFNWILIVGIFMILAISWKGGEMAPLQLVKDSGNMWIMAKEFFPPDFSHWRLYLDEMLVTLYIAIWGTLLGIIFAVPLGLLSASNIAPVWVQQIVRRLMDALRSINEMVFAMIFVAAVGLGPFPGILALFLHTTGSLAKLFAEAVEAIDEGPVEGVRSTGSSKLQEIQYGVIPQVLPLWISYALYRFESNVRSATVVGMVGAGGIGVLLWESIRGFSFPQTTAIILIIIVTVSLIDMLSQHLRKKFI
- the phnD gene encoding phosphonate ABC transporter substrate-binding protein, coding for MIRSVVRNIRKLSAVSLTVIGLLSVSQASEKEVINFGIISTESSQNLRANWQPMLDDMSEKIGIEVKPFFASDYAGVIQGMRFGKVDLAWYGNKSAMEAVDRASGEIFAQVVYDDGTTGYKSYLITHQDNKDINNVKDVLTQASELTFGNGDPNSTSGNLVPSYYVFGVNNVDPNEVFKRTLNANHESNFMAVANKHVDVATFNSTHWSALEGKNSPLLQQVKVIWESPEISSDPLVWHTDLPEDLKKNIKEFFMSYGRDNPEETKILNNLSWSSFKESNNDHLIPTRELESFKAKSK
- the phnG gene encoding phosphonate C-P lyase system protein PhnG — encoded protein: MQETQFSFSKEYEAAQKRQAWLSVLTQQSSALLQYESQLKAESYDLLRTPEIGMAMVKGKTAGEGQIFNVGEVTITRSAVRLKSGEVGFGYLIGRDKKASELIALADAYLQSENAENWQKTVIEPLRLKLLAEKEALAAKVQTTKVDFFTMVRGED
- the phnH gene encoding phosphonate C-P lyase system protein PhnH encodes the protein MTTPYITGFKDPIHDSQKTFRQALLAMSEPGKWQQTSAVEAIESLNPGTISLVLSLLDADTYLWLPKAWQSIAVSANLTFHSGCKITSIQEKAQFAIYDLADFLAETSFDFSLGDERYPDQSTTIIIQLPENAANHQSKWQGPGIQNHRLCELPLQAEFWNLRQKLIAFPCGIDFIFTRGDQILALPRTTQISL